Proteins encoded within one genomic window of Labrys wisconsinensis:
- a CDS encoding Mrp/NBP35 family ATP-binding protein, whose amino-acid sequence MPITPADVLRALELVKLPASGQALPASGRLTEIRIDGTKVMFAIAIDPTEARAMEGVRAAAESAVRGLPGITSVLVGLTADRPSGAAGREAPGPRAQAAAQRAPGLPGVRHVIAVASGKGGVGKSTTACNLAIALAQQGLRIGLLDADIFGPSMPKLFGLSGKPEIVEGRIMKPLEAYGVKVMSIGFLVDEETPMIWRGPMVMSALTQLLREVRWGELDVMVVDMPPGTGDAQLTMAQHTPLAGAVIVSTPQDLALIDARRGVAMFQKVNVPVIGIVENMSTFSCPNCGHVTHLFGHGGARREAERLGVPFLGELPLSLDVRERSDAGTPVVATAPAGSEAGFYRDLAARVSAALSGGDRRAPPRIVID is encoded by the coding sequence TTGCCCATCACCCCCGCCGACGTCCTGCGCGCCCTCGAGCTGGTGAAGCTGCCGGCCAGCGGCCAGGCGCTGCCCGCCTCCGGGCGCCTCACCGAGATCCGCATCGACGGGACCAAGGTGATGTTCGCCATCGCCATCGACCCGACCGAGGCCCGCGCCATGGAGGGCGTGCGCGCCGCCGCCGAGAGCGCGGTGCGCGGCCTGCCCGGCATCACCAGCGTGCTGGTCGGCCTCACCGCCGACCGGCCGTCCGGCGCGGCGGGGCGTGAGGCGCCCGGCCCGCGGGCGCAGGCCGCGGCCCAGCGCGCGCCGGGGCTCCCGGGCGTGCGCCACGTCATCGCGGTGGCCTCCGGCAAGGGCGGCGTCGGCAAGTCGACCACCGCCTGCAACCTCGCCATCGCCCTGGCGCAGCAGGGCCTTCGCATCGGCCTGCTCGACGCCGACATCTTCGGACCGTCCATGCCCAAGCTGTTCGGCCTGTCCGGCAAGCCCGAGATCGTCGAGGGCCGCATCATGAAGCCGCTCGAGGCCTATGGCGTGAAGGTGATGTCGATCGGCTTCCTGGTCGACGAGGAGACGCCGATGATCTGGCGCGGGCCGATGGTGATGTCGGCCCTGACCCAGCTCCTGCGCGAGGTGCGCTGGGGCGAGCTCGACGTCATGGTGGTCGACATGCCGCCCGGCACGGGCGACGCCCAGCTCACCATGGCCCAGCACACCCCGCTCGCCGGCGCGGTGATCGTCTCCACGCCGCAGGATCTTGCCCTGATCGACGCCCGGCGCGGCGTCGCCATGTTCCAGAAGGTCAATGTGCCGGTCATCGGCATCGTCGAGAACATGTCGACGTTCAGCTGCCCCAATTGCGGCCACGTCACCCATCTCTTCGGCCATGGCGGGGCGCGGCGCGAGGCCGAGCGCCTCGGCGTGCCCTTCCTCGGCGAGCTGCCGCTCTCCCTCGACGTGCGCGAGCGCTCCGATGCCGGCACGCCGGTGGTCGCCACGGCGCCCGCCGGCAGCGAGGCCGGCTTCTACCGCGACCTCGCGGCGCGGGTCTCGGCGGCGCTCTCCGGCGGCGATCGCCGCGCCCCGCCGCGCATCGTCATCGACTGA
- a CDS encoding GGDEF domain-containing protein yields the protein MQMDLPTLWYLTLGTLLVGAAMTLWERRVHGHRSRQLGLWAGSYVVFALGCLVAMNRQAFPAVTGWALSNVLMVIGYLMVWHGAAGLDEPVKATRSALAVAAVALLWTGVGAGDVDLLWNHVAALPIALIAGLTAWTLVRSGTVAGLRSRPVAVAVFALHALFYLFRTFVSPLLAAAYGNEVLAVVAKATMYEAVLFSVAMPMAFLALIREEYQAELLTASRTDFLTGLSNRTGFFAQAARLLKESRADQPVSLLAFDLDHFKAINDRYGHDAGDDVLRLFASVARETAGADGLIVRLGGEEFAVLLPAHGSKEARAVGETVAARFAERAVRRDGLGIPATVSVGVAESEAGRCDLSALLTSADRALYRAKELGRNRIEIASPAEAVAAA from the coding sequence ATGCAGATGGACCTTCCGACACTCTGGTATCTGACCCTTGGAACGCTGCTCGTCGGCGCGGCGATGACGCTGTGGGAGCGCCGCGTCCACGGCCATCGCTCGCGCCAGCTCGGCCTCTGGGCGGGAAGCTATGTTGTCTTCGCCCTCGGCTGCCTCGTCGCGATGAATCGTCAGGCGTTCCCCGCCGTGACCGGCTGGGCCTTGTCGAATGTCCTCATGGTGATCGGCTACCTCATGGTCTGGCACGGCGCGGCCGGGCTGGATGAACCCGTGAAGGCGACGCGCTCCGCCCTGGCCGTTGCCGCGGTGGCGCTGCTGTGGACGGGTGTCGGCGCCGGCGACGTCGATCTGTTGTGGAACCACGTCGCAGCCTTGCCGATCGCGTTGATCGCGGGGCTGACCGCCTGGACGCTGGTGCGCAGCGGCACGGTCGCCGGCCTGCGGTCCCGGCCCGTTGCGGTCGCCGTCTTCGCTCTCCATGCCTTGTTCTATCTCTTCCGCACCTTCGTCTCTCCGCTTCTCGCCGCCGCCTATGGGAACGAGGTGCTGGCTGTCGTGGCCAAGGCCACCATGTACGAGGCCGTCCTCTTCTCGGTGGCCATGCCCATGGCCTTCCTGGCCCTGATCCGCGAGGAGTATCAGGCAGAGCTCCTGACAGCCTCCCGGACGGACTTCCTGACGGGCCTCAGCAACCGGACCGGGTTCTTCGCGCAGGCTGCGAGGCTCCTGAAGGAGAGCAGGGCGGATCAGCCGGTATCCCTGCTGGCCTTCGATCTCGATCACTTCAAGGCGATCAATGACCGCTATGGCCACGATGCCGGCGACGACGTCCTCAGGCTCTTCGCCAGTGTCGCGCGCGAGACCGCCGGGGCCGACGGGTTGATCGTCCGGCTCGGCGGAGAGGAATTCGCCGTCCTGCTGCCTGCCCACGGATCCAAGGAGGCCCGGGCGGTCGGCGAGACGGTTGCGGCCCGTTTCGCCGAAAGGGCGGTGCGCCGCGACGGGCTGGGAATCCCCGCGACGGTCAGCGTCGGCGTCGCCGAGTCCGAGGCCGGTCGCTGCGATCTTTCGGCGCTGCTGACGTCCGCCGACCGGGCCCTCTATCGCGCAAAGGAGCTCGGTCGAAACCGGATCGAGATCGCAAGCCCGGCCGAGGCCGTCGCCGCGGCCTGA
- a CDS encoding MDR family NADP-dependent oxidoreductase, producing the protein MQGSMINREMKLASQPEDLPEARHFAVVAGPMPVAGPDELLVRNRWFLVSASLRAMIARGAEAVKGVPFPVLRAGDTLAGEALAEVVAAPPGSGFEPGDLVIHFKGWRDYAVIAPAHCRKVDGSLPDPVAYLGHGWTAYAALTRGAGIRPGDTVFVSSGAGAIGSMAGPIARRLGAGRVIGSTSSPQKAARLVAELGYDAAVFRGARSIADQLAEASPDGLDVFLDSVGGEQLQAGLAAARDHARIVILGTLAGQLAAKGTQRRTTVELDSLPLLLKRVTIRGYSADDDPDAWDEWLATFAAWSKAGAIRFPHEIVAGLEQAPEALLRAIRGDTFGAVVARP; encoded by the coding sequence ATGCAAGGATCCATGATCAATCGCGAGATGAAGCTGGCATCCCAGCCCGAGGATCTTCCGGAGGCCCGCCATTTCGCGGTCGTCGCCGGGCCCATGCCGGTTGCCGGCCCGGACGAGCTGCTGGTCCGCAACCGCTGGTTCCTCGTGTCCGCCTCCCTGCGCGCGATGATCGCCCGCGGCGCCGAGGCGGTGAAGGGCGTGCCGTTCCCGGTCCTGCGCGCCGGCGATACCCTGGCCGGCGAGGCTCTCGCCGAGGTCGTCGCCGCCCCGCCCGGCAGCGGCTTCGAGCCCGGCGACCTGGTGATCCATTTCAAGGGCTGGCGCGACTATGCCGTGATCGCTCCCGCGCATTGCCGCAAGGTGGATGGCAGCCTGCCTGACCCGGTCGCCTATCTCGGGCACGGGTGGACGGCCTATGCGGCGCTCACCCGCGGCGCTGGGATCAGGCCCGGCGACACCGTCTTCGTCTCCAGCGGCGCCGGCGCCATCGGCTCCATGGCGGGGCCGATCGCCAGGCGCCTCGGCGCCGGCCGTGTCATCGGCAGCACCAGCTCGCCGCAGAAGGCGGCGCGCCTGGTCGCGGAGCTCGGCTACGACGCAGCCGTTTTCCGCGGCGCCAGGTCCATCGCCGATCAGCTCGCCGAGGCGTCCCCCGACGGGCTCGACGTCTTCCTCGACAGCGTCGGCGGCGAGCAGCTGCAGGCCGGGCTGGCCGCCGCCCGGGACCACGCCCGCATCGTGATTCTCGGCACGCTGGCCGGCCAGCTCGCGGCGAAGGGCACCCAGCGTCGCACCACGGTCGAGCTCGACTCGCTGCCGCTCCTGCTCAAGCGGGTCACGATCCGCGGCTACAGCGCCGACGACGACCCGGACGCCTGGGACGAGTGGCTCGCGACCTTTGCCGCCTGGTCGAAGGCAGGGGCGATCCGCTTTCCCCACGAGATCGTCGCCGGGCTCGAGCAGGCCCCGGAGGCGCTGCTGCGGGCCATCCGGGGCGACACTTTCGGGGCGGTCGTGGCCAGGCCGTGA
- the sfsA gene encoding DNA/RNA nuclease SfsA, which yields MRLPPLVPGRLVQRYKRFLADVVLDTGEAVTAHCANPGSMLGLAAPGSRVWLSKSTAATRKLPYSWEVVEAQFAHGLEVVGINTAHPNALAEEAIGLGVIAELGGYERLRREVKYGRNSRIDILLEAEGRPPCYVEVKNVHLMRQAGLAEFPDSVTARGAKHLEELGDRAEAGERAVMLYLVQMRAERFALAADIDPTYAAAFARARSRGVEALAYRCRVTPEEIAVETRIAMAGRPDLTAARRPG from the coding sequence ATGCGCCTGCCTCCGCTCGTCCCCGGCCGCCTCGTCCAGCGCTACAAGCGCTTCCTCGCCGACGTGGTGCTCGACACAGGCGAGGCCGTCACCGCCCACTGCGCCAATCCGGGCTCGATGCTGGGCCTGGCCGCGCCGGGCTCGCGGGTCTGGCTGTCGAAATCCACGGCGGCGACGCGCAAGCTGCCCTATTCCTGGGAGGTGGTGGAGGCGCAGTTCGCCCATGGCCTGGAGGTGGTCGGCATCAACACCGCCCATCCCAACGCCCTGGCCGAGGAGGCGATCGGCCTCGGCGTGATCGCCGAGCTCGGCGGCTACGAGCGGCTGCGGCGCGAGGTGAAGTACGGACGCAATTCGCGCATCGACATCCTCCTTGAGGCGGAAGGCCGCCCGCCCTGCTATGTCGAGGTGAAGAACGTGCATCTGATGCGGCAGGCGGGCCTGGCCGAGTTCCCGGATTCGGTGACCGCCCGCGGCGCCAAGCACCTGGAGGAGCTCGGCGACCGGGCCGAGGCGGGCGAGCGGGCCGTGATGCTCTACCTCGTGCAGATGCGGGCCGAGCGCTTCGCCCTCGCCGCCGACATCGATCCGACCTACGCCGCCGCCTTTGCTCGGGCGCGCTCGCGCGGCGTCGAGGCCCTCGCCTATCGCTGCCGGGTGACGCCGGAGGAGATCGCGGTCGAGACCAGGATCGCCATGGCTGGACGACCCGATCTCACGGCCGCTCGAAGGCCAGGTTGA
- a CDS encoding SDR family NAD(P)-dependent oxidoreductase, whose translation MAEKTWFITGASRGLGRVWTEAALARGDKVAACARKRETLSDLVEAYGSALLPIELDVRSEEEVRQAVRVAAAAWGRLDVVVGNAGYAVFGTIEETDGDSARAQFDTNFFGTLWVVQAVLPYLRKQGGGHILITSSLAGIITFPTAGIYNATKWAVEGLGETLAAEVAAFGIKVTLIEPGGYDTDWRGSSSVHLTQMADYDGLRDRLKAAPSRKLGNPAATGEAILRVVDAPTPPLRLFLGEVPLEVARKQYAERLATWEAWADVSRRAQG comes from the coding sequence ATGGCTGAAAAGACCTGGTTCATTACTGGAGCTTCGCGAGGGTTGGGGCGAGTCTGGACCGAAGCCGCGCTCGCTCGTGGAGACAAGGTGGCGGCGTGCGCGAGGAAGAGGGAGACGCTCTCGGATCTGGTGGAGGCCTACGGCTCCGCCTTGCTGCCGATCGAGCTGGACGTGCGCAGCGAAGAGGAGGTCCGACAGGCCGTGCGCGTTGCGGCGGCCGCATGGGGGCGCCTCGATGTGGTCGTCGGCAACGCCGGCTACGCCGTCTTCGGAACGATTGAAGAAACCGACGGGGACAGTGCCCGCGCCCAGTTCGACACGAATTTCTTCGGCACGTTGTGGGTTGTCCAGGCCGTGCTGCCTTACCTGCGCAAGCAGGGCGGCGGCCACATTCTGATAACGTCCAGCCTCGCGGGCATCATCACGTTCCCGACGGCCGGCATTTACAACGCGACGAAGTGGGCGGTGGAGGGCCTGGGAGAGACATTGGCCGCGGAGGTCGCGGCGTTCGGGATCAAGGTCACGCTGATCGAGCCCGGCGGCTACGACACCGATTGGCGCGGAAGCTCCTCCGTCCATCTGACACAGATGGCGGACTATGACGGGCTGCGCGATCGCCTGAAGGCGGCGCCGTCGCGCAAGCTGGGCAATCCTGCGGCGACTGGCGAGGCCATTCTGCGCGTGGTCGACGCACCGACGCCGCCACTCCGCCTCTTCCTCGGCGAGGTGCCTCTCGAGGTTGCCCGCAAGCAGTATGCCGAGCGGCTCGCGACCTGGGAGGCATGGGCGGACGTTTCGAGGCGCGCTCAAGGCTGA
- a CDS encoding AraC family transcriptional regulator → MSLSITPDLEDPDQVPRSVVGLTIELASIHEVDPHHHRKAQLLYVIGGVITVEAAGGIWTVPPHCAIWIPSGVAHVARSTGRIVIGSLYVEPALAGSLRDECGILFVQPLLRELLLRFMSGPSLYPEGGTREERLVRVLLDELEAAPLEPLHLPMPTDRRLRRLVETLVDDPSLRFTIKEWGARVGASNRTLTRLFQRETGMSFVRWRQQLHVGLALQRLATGQSVTNIAFDLSYESPSAFIAMFRRMLGTTPARYFTEAAPDDIERGGWKPPQGGGDSDRSRAASRPDAKIVDFEAVAQRHTRRRS, encoded by the coding sequence ATGAGCCTTTCCATCACCCCCGATCTGGAAGATCCCGATCAGGTCCCGCGCTCCGTCGTCGGACTGACCATCGAGCTCGCATCCATCCACGAGGTCGATCCTCACCACCATCGCAAGGCGCAGCTGCTCTATGTCATCGGCGGCGTCATCACGGTGGAAGCCGCCGGCGGCATCTGGACCGTGCCGCCACATTGCGCCATCTGGATACCGAGCGGCGTCGCCCATGTCGCGCGCTCGACCGGCCGGATCGTCATCGGCAGTCTCTACGTGGAGCCCGCGCTGGCGGGCTCTCTGCGCGACGAGTGCGGCATCCTGTTCGTTCAACCGCTGCTTCGCGAGCTGCTGCTCCGCTTCATGTCCGGGCCGTCGCTCTATCCGGAAGGCGGCACGCGCGAGGAACGGCTCGTCCGCGTCTTGCTGGATGAACTGGAGGCCGCTCCGCTCGAACCGCTGCATCTGCCGATGCCGACGGATCGGCGTCTGCGGCGTCTCGTCGAAACGCTGGTCGATGACCCCTCGCTGCGCTTCACGATCAAGGAATGGGGTGCGCGCGTCGGTGCCAGCAACCGGACGCTGACACGGCTGTTTCAGCGCGAGACGGGCATGTCGTTCGTGCGGTGGCGCCAGCAATTGCACGTCGGCCTGGCGTTGCAGCGTCTCGCGACCGGACAGTCCGTGACGAACATTGCCTTCGACCTCAGCTATGAGAGCCCCAGCGCCTTCATCGCGATGTTCAGGCGGATGCTCGGAACGACGCCGGCCCGATACTTCACCGAGGCTGCTCCGGACGACATCGAGCGGGGAGGCTGGAAGCCGCCGCAAGGCGGCGGCGATTCGGATCGCTCCCGCGCTGCCTCTCGCCCCGACGCCAAGATCGTCGATTTCGAAGCGGTCGCTCAGCGGCACACAAGGCGGCGATCGTGA
- a CDS encoding FkbM family methyltransferase has translation MVPSLDTSAFGTRRPPPRLAAVLGLTRCQPDTWLGRRVAFGLQHLALPRIEGPVDVEAMDARLRLYPFDNLCEKRILFTPQYFDQAERVLIRSRIRDGFVFVDIGANIGGYALSVAAAAGPEARILAVEPQPGIFERLVYNIAQNPRGAVKAVACALGDHDGELTLFLRGDNRGASSVRFVPSDGRAETVKVPSKTLLTLAREEGLARIDVAKLDVEGAEDLILMPFLRDAPEDLWPRLLVLSKVMQRWQADVLGALAEHGYRRTLETRLNLAFERP, from the coding sequence ATGGTTCCCAGCCTCGACACCAGCGCCTTCGGCACCCGGCGTCCCCCGCCCCGCCTCGCCGCCGTGCTCGGGCTCACCCGCTGCCAGCCCGACACCTGGCTCGGGCGGCGCGTCGCCTTCGGCCTGCAGCACCTGGCGCTGCCGCGCATCGAGGGGCCGGTGGATGTCGAGGCGATGGATGCGAGGCTGCGCCTCTATCCCTTCGACAATCTGTGCGAGAAGCGGATCCTGTTCACCCCGCAATATTTCGACCAGGCCGAACGCGTGCTGATCCGCTCGCGCATCCGCGACGGCTTCGTCTTCGTCGACATCGGCGCCAATATCGGCGGCTACGCCCTGTCGGTCGCCGCCGCGGCCGGGCCCGAGGCGCGCATCCTGGCGGTCGAGCCGCAGCCGGGGATCTTCGAGCGGCTGGTCTACAACATCGCCCAGAATCCGCGGGGTGCGGTCAAGGCCGTCGCCTGCGCGTTGGGCGACCACGACGGCGAGCTGACGCTGTTCCTGCGCGGCGACAATCGCGGCGCCTCGAGCGTGCGCTTCGTGCCGAGCGACGGCCGCGCCGAGACGGTGAAAGTGCCGTCCAAGACCCTGCTGACGCTCGCCCGCGAGGAGGGGCTGGCACGCATCGACGTCGCCAAGCTCGACGTCGAGGGCGCGGAGGACCTGATCCTGATGCCGTTCCTGCGCGATGCGCCGGAGGACCTGTGGCCCCGGCTGCTGGTCCTCAGCAAGGTGATGCAGCGCTGGCAGGCCGACGTGCTGGGGGCGTTGGCCGAGCACGGCTATCGGCGCACGCTGGAGACGCGCCTCAACCTGGCCTTCGAGCGGCCGTGA
- a CDS encoding HlyD family type I secretion periplasmic adaptor subunit, giving the protein MTAPLPAERAIRGYLLVGLALFTLLVGGIGGIAAIVELSGAVIAHGVFVVDSYVKKVQHQTGGTIGAIAVQEGDQVKAGQVLIRLDDTQTRANLAIVTKRLDEFSARRARLEAEREGRDAVTFPAELTERAAESAVAALMGGETRLFELRNSARLGKKAQLESRIGQLEKERLGLSVQETSKVQEIGIINRELEGVRSLWEKRLVSLQRITMEERDAARLEGERGQLVAAQAQNAGRIAEIRLQIISLDQDQRSDVAKELREIEGQTGELLERKVAAEDQLRRVEIRAPQDGVVHELTVHTVGGVVAPGEAIMMIVPVSDALRVEARIAPQDIDQVQRGQKAGLRLSAFNQRVTPEVIAVVDEISPDATTDQKTGATYYTARLRIEEEELKRLGDLKIVPGMPAEAFIQTSSRTILSYLVKPLQDQIERAFRED; this is encoded by the coding sequence GTGACCGCCCCGCTTCCGGCCGAACGGGCCATCCGCGGCTATCTCCTGGTCGGGCTCGCCCTGTTCACCCTGCTGGTCGGCGGCATCGGCGGCATCGCCGCGATCGTCGAGCTCTCCGGCGCGGTCATCGCCCACGGCGTCTTCGTCGTCGACAGCTACGTCAAGAAGGTGCAGCACCAGACCGGCGGCACGATCGGCGCCATCGCCGTGCAGGAGGGCGACCAGGTCAAGGCCGGCCAGGTGCTGATCCGGCTCGACGACACCCAGACGCGGGCGAACCTCGCCATCGTCACCAAGCGGCTCGACGAGTTCTCCGCTCGCCGGGCCCGGCTGGAAGCCGAGCGCGAGGGCCGCGACGCCGTCACCTTCCCCGCCGAGCTGACGGAGCGGGCGGCAGAGTCCGCCGTCGCAGCGCTGATGGGCGGCGAGACGCGGCTGTTCGAGCTGCGCAACAGCGCCCGGCTCGGCAAGAAGGCGCAGCTGGAATCGCGCATCGGGCAGCTGGAGAAGGAGCGCCTCGGCCTCAGCGTGCAGGAGACGTCGAAGGTCCAGGAGATCGGCATCATCAACCGCGAGCTGGAAGGCGTGCGCAGCCTGTGGGAGAAGCGCCTGGTCTCGCTGCAGCGCATCACCATGGAAGAGCGCGACGCCGCGCGCCTCGAAGGCGAGCGCGGCCAGCTGGTGGCGGCCCAGGCCCAGAATGCCGGCCGCATCGCCGAGATCCGCCTGCAGATCATCAGCCTCGACCAGGACCAGCGCAGCGACGTCGCCAAGGAGCTGCGCGAGATCGAGGGCCAGACCGGCGAGCTGCTCGAGCGCAAGGTCGCGGCCGAGGATCAGCTCCGGCGCGTCGAAATCCGCGCGCCGCAGGACGGGGTGGTGCACGAGCTCACCGTCCACACCGTCGGCGGCGTCGTCGCGCCTGGCGAGGCCATCATGATGATCGTGCCGGTCTCGGACGCCCTGCGCGTCGAGGCGCGCATCGCGCCGCAGGACATCGACCAGGTCCAGCGCGGCCAGAAGGCGGGGCTGCGGCTCTCCGCCTTCAACCAGCGCGTCACGCCCGAGGTCATCGCGGTGGTGGACGAGATCTCGCCCGACGCCACCACCGACCAGAAGACCGGGGCCACCTACTACACCGCGCGGCTGCGCATCGAGGAAGAGGAGCTGAAGCGTCTCGGCGACCTCAAGATCGTGCCGGGCATGCCGGCCGAGGCCTTCATCCAGACCTCCTCGCGCACCATCCTGTCCTACCTCGTCAAGCCGCTGCAGGACCAGATCGAGCGCGCCTTCCGCGAAGACTGA
- a CDS encoding TetR/AcrR family transcriptional regulator, giving the protein MILDAGAQVLARTGWAKFTTNAVAEAAGVSIGSLYQYFPNKLALVDAITHRHLETVLLLLGRIGDGDLPLDRRIEQLISGMIAIHAVDPGLHRVLMEEVPISETMRAVHRQFETQHLERYRLLVRSARSGMPEDVEAVAAQVLSSAVAGVIHDAARRGNLRGEAVREELARLVGACLQAGPPILDPPGGLA; this is encoded by the coding sequence GTGATTCTCGACGCGGGTGCTCAGGTTCTGGCCCGGACGGGGTGGGCCAAGTTCACGACGAATGCGGTGGCCGAGGCGGCCGGCGTCAGCATCGGCTCGCTCTACCAGTATTTTCCGAACAAGCTCGCCCTGGTCGACGCGATCACGCATCGTCATCTGGAGACGGTCCTGCTCCTGCTCGGCAGGATCGGCGATGGGGATCTGCCGCTCGACCGGCGTATCGAGCAGTTGATCTCGGGCATGATCGCCATCCACGCCGTCGATCCCGGCCTGCACCGCGTCCTGATGGAGGAGGTGCCGATCAGCGAGACCATGCGGGCCGTCCACCGGCAGTTCGAGACGCAGCACCTCGAGCGCTATCGGCTGCTGGTGCGATCCGCGCGATCCGGGATGCCGGAAGACGTGGAGGCGGTCGCCGCGCAGGTCCTGTCGTCGGCCGTCGCCGGCGTGATCCATGATGCCGCCCGGCGGGGCAATCTTCGCGGAGAGGCGGTGCGGGAGGAACTGGCGCGGCTGGTCGGCGCGTGCCTGCAGGCCGGGCCGCCGATCCTCGATCCACCGGGTGGCCTGGCCTGA
- the radC gene encoding RadC family protein, which yields MRRRGGPPSLLEEAPQAAPGDAAPHYLGHRDRLRQRFAAAGADGLPDYELLELLLFRAVPRRDVKGLAKTLIARFGSFAEVLAARPERLMEVEGIGEGAALDLKIVEAAARRLAKGAVNQRALLSSWSAVIEHCRLSMAFAEQELFRVLFLDKRNGLIADEVQQTGTVDHTPVYPREVVKRALELSATALVLVHSHPSGDPTPSQADIAMTRAIADIAKPLGIALHDHIVVGRNGHASLKGLGLI from the coding sequence ATGCGCCGGCGCGGCGGGCCGCCATCCCTGCTGGAGGAGGCCCCGCAGGCCGCGCCCGGGGACGCGGCGCCGCATTATCTCGGCCATCGCGACCGGCTGCGCCAGCGCTTCGCCGCCGCCGGCGCAGACGGCCTGCCCGACTACGAGCTCCTGGAGCTCCTCCTGTTCCGCGCCGTCCCGCGGCGTGACGTCAAGGGCCTGGCCAAGACGCTGATCGCCCGCTTCGGCTCCTTCGCCGAGGTCCTGGCCGCCCGTCCCGAGCGGCTGATGGAGGTGGAGGGCATCGGCGAGGGCGCGGCGCTCGACCTCAAGATCGTCGAGGCGGCGGCACGGCGCCTGGCCAAGGGTGCGGTGAACCAGCGCGCGCTCCTCTCCTCCTGGTCGGCGGTGATCGAGCATTGCCGCCTGTCGATGGCCTTCGCGGAGCAGGAGCTCTTCCGCGTGCTGTTCCTCGACAAGCGCAACGGCCTGATCGCCGACGAGGTGCAGCAGACCGGCACGGTCGACCACACGCCGGTCTATCCCCGCGAGGTGGTGAAGCGGGCGCTCGAGCTCTCGGCGACCGCGCTGGTCCTGGTCCATAGTCACCCTTCCGGCGATCCGACGCCCTCGCAGGCGGACATCGCCATGACCCGCGCCATCGCCGATATCGCCAAGCCGCTCGGCATCGCCCTGCACGACCATATCGTCGTCGGCCGCAACGGCCATGCCAGCCTGAAGGGGCTGGGGCTGATCTGA
- the map gene encoding type I methionyl aminopeptidase has translation MTFVDASVSPQRKNGQIKLHGPAAFEGMRRAGRLAAEALDLMVDAIKPGVTTDALDRLAYEFGMDHGAYPASLLYRGYPKSICTSINHVVCHGIPNDKPLRDGDVVNIDITLVVDGWHGDSSRMYGVGEVPRRAERLMAVTYESMMRGIAVIKPGATTGDIGYAIQSYAEAERCSVVRDFCGHGLGQLYHDEPNILHYGRRGEGVVLKPGMFFTVEPMINLGRPHVKILADGWTAVTRDRSLSAQFEHSVGVTETGVEIFTLSPQGLDQPPYRPAG, from the coding sequence ATGACCTTCGTCGACGCCAGCGTCTCGCCGCAACGCAAGAACGGCCAGATCAAGCTCCACGGGCCGGCCGCCTTCGAGGGCATGCGTCGGGCCGGGCGGCTGGCGGCCGAGGCGCTGGACCTGATGGTCGACGCGATCAAGCCCGGCGTCACCACCGACGCGCTCGACCGCCTGGCCTACGAGTTCGGCATGGACCACGGCGCCTATCCCGCCTCCCTGCTCTATCGCGGCTATCCCAAGTCGATCTGCACCTCGATCAACCACGTCGTCTGCCACGGCATTCCCAACGACAAGCCGCTGCGCGACGGCGACGTCGTCAACATCGACATCACCCTGGTGGTCGACGGCTGGCACGGCGATTCCAGCCGGATGTACGGCGTCGGCGAGGTGCCGCGCCGGGCCGAGCGGCTGATGGCGGTGACCTACGAATCGATGATGCGCGGCATCGCCGTCATCAAGCCGGGCGCGACCACCGGCGATATCGGCTACGCCATCCAGAGCTATGCCGAGGCCGAGCGCTGCTCGGTGGTGCGCGACTTCTGCGGCCATGGCCTCGGGCAGCTCTACCACGACGAGCCGAACATCCTGCATTACGGCCGCCGCGGCGAAGGCGTCGTGCTGAAGCCCGGCATGTTCTTTACCGTGGAGCCGATGATCAATCTCGGCCGCCCGCATGTGAAGATCCTCGCCGACGGCTGGACGGCGGTGACACGCGACCGCTCGCTCTCGGCGCAGTTCGAGCATTCGGTGGGCGTGACGGAAACGGGCGTGGAGATCTTCACCCTGTCGCCCCAGGGCCTCGACCAGCCGCCCTACCGCCCGGCCGGCTGA